A single region of the Mercenaria mercenaria strain notata chromosome 6, MADL_Memer_1, whole genome shotgun sequence genome encodes:
- the LOC128557934 gene encoding uncharacterized protein LOC128557934, producing the protein MSDQTVNKNGHPPPSSVELSTPDMAMKPTNRELMTCLKSIDSKLSAVDKRLKSLESLEGKVDKLDQEMKKLWTYIHDNPKRSDERLQKVESMAESTDFNLGLVNDKVVTLEKERVAMRDDLAYLQSQSMRNNLIFGNIFEAPTETPAETEETLRGFMEAELNIAKELVEKIQFERVHRVGTKKSQTDRRNIVAKFSLFKEREMVRKQWKNLQGTNFYMHEQFPKEVNDKRRKLLPQLKEAKRAGKKAWLSFDTLYIDGKPVRPDA; encoded by the coding sequence ATGTctgatcaaactgtgaacaaaaaCGGGCACCCCCCACCCAGTTCAGTGGAACTTAGTACACCGGATATGGCTATGAAACCAACAAATAGGGAGCTTATGACTTGTTTAAAAAGTATTGATAGTAAATTGTCAGCTGTGGATAAGCGACTAAAGTCACTGGAGTCATTAGAGGGTAAGGTTGATAAACTTGATCAGGAAATGAAAAAACTTTGGACTTATATTCATGACAATCCAAAGAGGAGTGACGAGCGTTTGCAGAAGGTGGAGAGTATGGCGGAAAGCACGGATTTTAACCTCGGACTTGTGAATGATAAGGTTGTTACGTTGGAAAAAGAGAGGGTCGCTATGAGGGACGATCTAGCGTATTTACAGTCGCAGTCAATGCGCAATAACCTCATATTCGGAAATATTTTTGAGGCCCCGACAGAGACACCGGCCGAGACGGAGGAGACATTACGGGGATTTATGGAAGCAGAATTGAACATTGCCAAGGAGCTAGTCGAAAAGATACAATTTGAGCGAGTGCATCGTGTTGGTACAAAGAAGAGTCAAACGGACAGGAGAAATATTGTTGCTAAGTTTTCGCTGTTTAAGGAACGGGAAATGGTACGGAAACAGTGGAAAAATCTCCAAGGTACAAACTTTTATATGCATGAACAATTTCCTAAGGAGGTTAATGATAAGCGAAGGAAACTGCTGCCGCAGCTGAAGGAAGCAAAACGGGCGGGTAAGAAAGCGTGGCTGTCGTTTGACACATTATACATAGATGGGAAGCCAGTGAGGCCAGACGCATAG